A region from the Pseudomonas promysalinigenes genome encodes:
- a CDS encoding DUF5943 domain-containing protein encodes MAKIAPQLPIEVDSETGVWTSDALPMLYVPRHFFVNNHIGIEEVLGADAYAEILYKAGYKSAWHWCEKEAECHGLEGVAVFEHYMKRLSQRGWGLFEIQDIDLDKGTCSVKLKHSAFVYVYGKCGRKVDYMFTGWFAGAMDQILAARGSSIRTVAEQVYGGSEEGHEDGLFVVKPL; translated from the coding sequence ATGGCCAAGATCGCCCCGCAATTGCCAATCGAAGTCGACAGCGAGACCGGTGTCTGGACCAGCGACGCCTTGCCGATGCTGTATGTGCCGCGCCATTTCTTCGTCAACAACCACATCGGTATTGAGGAAGTGCTGGGCGCCGACGCCTATGCCGAGATCCTCTACAAAGCCGGCTACAAGTCCGCCTGGCACTGGTGCGAGAAAGAAGCTGAATGCCATGGCCTGGAAGGCGTAGCGGTGTTCGAGCATTACATGAAGCGCCTGAGCCAACGTGGCTGGGGCCTGTTCGAGATCCAGGACATCGACCTGGATAAAGGCACCTGCAGCGTCAAGCTCAAGCACTCGGCGTTCGTGTACGTCTATGGCAAGTGCGGGCGCAAGGTCGACTACATGTTCACTGGCTGGTTCGCCGGTGCCATGGACCAGATTCTCGCTGCCCGCGGCAGCTCGATCCGCACCGTGGCCGAACAGGTCTATGGCGGTTCGGAAGAAGGCCACGAAGATGGCCTGTTCGTCGTCAAGCCGTTGTAA